The following DNA comes from Candidatus Hydrogenedens sp..
CACATCGGGCTTCATCCAAATCAGACATTGTTTCAATAGTGCAGGAATCGGCACCTCCTTCCTCCAATGCAATTGCCTGTTCACGGAACGCTTCATATAATTCATCTTCGGATACATCACCCATCATTATAAACTTGCCACTGGGACCTATAGAAGCAAGCACATGACATTCTTCTCCTACGGCTTTTCTTGTCAGGTAGGCAGCCTTGCTATTAAGTTCTTTTGCTTCATTTTCTAAACCATAAGATTTTAATTTTATCCGATTTCCACCAAAACTATTGGTAGAAACCAAATCCGCTCCCGCTTCTTTATAAGCAATGGCAATCCCACTCACAATGTCTGGATGTTTTATATTCCACAGTTCCGGGCACTCTCCTGCCTGCATACCTGCCTTTATTAATAATGTTCCCCAACCTCCATCACCGACTAAAACTTTACCTGCCTTTATTTTTGCAAATATACCATCCATTAAGATATTTCCTTTTATTCCCCTTTTGTTAAATGCTTCCATATTTCTTTTACTAAAAAACTGTTTGGAGCGTCCTTTTCTACTTGTAAAAACAACTCCCATGGAAAAGCAATTGTTAAATAGTTATCACCTATTTGTTTTTTTACATTTAATCGAGCAGAAACATCGGTCAACCCAATAACGGCTTTGGGTTCTCCATCATCATTTGTATACGCCCAAATACCTATCGTCTGGCACCCAGCCGAATATGGGACAATGACATTATTCATTGTTTTACTTTGGAAATTGGCAAGGATTATTAATGCGGACAATTGATGGGGTTCTACTAAAAAAACGACTGTCTTAGGTTGTTCTATATCTGGATTTACTTGAGATAGTGGCTTAAAGATAACATAATCATACGGGATATTTATTATAGGTAATGTCTGAATAAAATTCTGTACCTGTTCTGGGGAAGATAGATACCCTTCTCCATATAGAAAATCTTGTAGAAATTCATGGGTAACAAAATTTTTAATTTGTTCGGCAACCCCTTCACCAATAGGATTTCCTTTGTTTCCTGTGGAAAGAAACCTACAAAAACACTCTTCTCCTCCGGGAAAATCCTTATATAGGTTTCCAAAACCAAGCCCGACACCACCACCCCAACATCCATAGGTTTCACGAGAAAAAACAGCCGTCTTACCTTTTGCGGCACTTACAAACCACCAAATGACACAACCCCATTTACCGGGTTTAAATTCTATGGCATTTTCTGGTTTCTGATTTGACCATAGTATTGCTACTGGCTCATATTTCAGGAACAATAAATCGGAAAGAATTGTTCTCATAAATTACCACTAACTTGCTAAACCTAATTTTGCATCGAGATATTCGATACAACCTTGTGGGTCTGGGGAATAGGCATCTGCACCTATCTTATTACAAAAGTCTTGCGTTAACGGAGCTCCTCCTACAACTACCGTAACATCGGGAACTTCTGATTTCAATACCTTAACTGCCTTTTCCATATTCATCATGGTAGTGGTCAATAAGGCACTCATTCCTACTACCGCACCCGGATTTTCTTTTAGTGCTTGAAGGAATTTCTCTGGGGAAGTATCTACACCTAAATCAATCACTTTCCAACCTACACCTTCCATCATCATCCGTACAAGATTTTTGCCTATATCGTGTAAATCACCTTGAACCGTTCCGATAATAAAAATTCCTTTATGTTTCGCTTCACCTCTTTCAAAAGCACTTTTCAAAAACGGCATACCCGCATTCATTGCACGTGCTGCCATCAAAACATCCGGAACAAATACCTCATTACAACTAAATTTTTTACCAATCACACTCATACCTTTCATTAATCCATCACTTAGTATTTGACTTGCAGGTATTCCCATTGCAAGGGCTTGTTGAACCAATTCTTCGGCTCCATCTTGTCCTTTTAAATCAGGTGGATAGGGAGAATTCTTGTTAATTTTACCTCTTTCAACGCAAATTGCAATTTGTTCCAGAATATTTTCCATAGCCTTTTCCTTTATCTTATATGTTTTTTAGAATTGATTTAAATTATTATCAAATTATGAAAGCCTTTTCCAATTATGTCCTCCTCCATTCTTACAGGGAACTCCTCCATACGGCATATCTTTTGATTTGATAACCAAACCACATTTGGAACACTGATAATTCTTATCCCCTACCTGCCCCAAACATCGCCAATCATGTCCCCCTCCTTCTTTACAACTGCCCATGGAAGGCTGATTAACCGCTTCAATGTGCAATCCACACTTGGGGCAATAATAATTTTTTAATACCATCTCATCAGCCGGGGAAGAACTGTTGGATAAGATAAAAAAGGGACCAATAACGATTATTAGAATAAATAATAATGTTGTTTTTACTTTCATAATTAAATATCCTATTTTATAAGGCAAATATTTTTATGTTCTTTTTGTTCTTAATAACATAGTCGAAATATAAATTAATGATATAATCTTTTCATCTTACAAGTAAAATTTATTTTCTTTTTTATTATGAAACCATCTCAAAACAATACAAATAATAACACACCAAGCTCTATATCCCTATTCCAGTTATGCTGGGAGTTTTTGAAAATAGGGACGATTGGCTTTGGTGGTGGTTGGGTAGTTATTTCATTAATTCACAATCGTTTCGTAACACAAAAAAAACTTATCAGTGATGAGGATTTTTCCGTAGGTCTCAGTCTTAGTCAATTTTTAGGTGCTTTGGCTGTAAATACAACTTCATTCGTGGGAAGAAAATTAAAAGGAATAAAGGGTTCTATTGTTGCCGCATTTTTCTTTTTACTCCCCTCCTTTGTAATTGTCTGTATTCTTGCAGGATTTTATTTTAAATTTAACAAAGTATTTGATTTTGAAAGCATATTAAAAGGTATTTCTCCTGTAATTATCGCTCTCATGCTTTCCACCGCATTTGATTTATCTATCAAAATTAAAAAGGACCTGGCGTTTTTATTTATTTTGTTCTTTGTAATTATTGGCGGTTTATTCAATATTAATTATGTGCTATTGCTTATTGTATCCGGTGTTTTTCAAATATTATTTTTTCATTCAAAACGAAATAAAACAGGTGAAAATACCCTCCATTCCATTTACTTTCTACAAAATCCTTATTATTTGTTTTCAGGGGTTCCAGCCTTTCTTTCCATCATAGGAAGCCCTTCTTTTTTTACGATAGGCTTGGTATTTTTTGGAATAGGTTTTATCTTTTTTGGTGGAGGATATGCTCTCCTCCCCCTTCTTCAAAATATCTTCGTAAACAAACTTCACTGGATTTCCAATCATGATTTTATTGTAGGAATAGCCATAAGCCAAGCAACACCGGGACCTTTTGCTATAATTGCGACTTTTATGGGATATTATTTAAAAGGTGTTATCGGGGCTTTTATTGCTACTTTTATGATTTTTTTACCTGCGTTTGTGTTTTTACAGATACTTATCAGCCTACAAAATAACTTCAAGGATAATGAAAATGTTCAGGCTTTTATAAAAGGTATTAATATAGCCATCATAGGGCAATTAATTCTTTTATCCTACCATTTCTCTATAGAAACACTAACCCCTATTTTCGTTCCCTCAATTATTTTCTTACTTATTAGTCTGGTGCTGTTTTTTATTTATAAAACGCCGCCTGTTATTCTTATTGCTATAGGAATTGTCTACGGACTACTCTTTATCAAATAAGGATTATTTCAAAATCTTACGACCTTCTGAGGATTTAATACCGGAAACAATTCGTTCGAAGGCTTCTTCATTCGAACAGGCACTCATTGCTTCTTCCTTGGATACCAACCCTTTTTGATATAATTCCACAGCATATTGGTCAAAACTCTTCATATCGCCATCGACCTCCATTATCCCATGAAGTTTATCAAGGTCACCTTCAAGAATAGCATCGCGAACAATAGGTTTCCCGCCTAATAATATTTCCAGACATGGAATTCTACCACCTCCCACCCGTTTCAATAATCTTTGACATACAACTCCCTGAAGTGAATATGCCAATTCCTGACGGATTAGGTCGCGTTCATTCTGAGGGAAATAACTGATAATACGATTTACTGTATCTACGGCTGTTGTCGTATGGAGAGTACTGAAAACAAGGTGCCCTGTTTCAGCCGCACTTAATCCTGCACGTATAGTATCCCTATCACGCATTTCACCAACGAGAATTACATCCGGGTCTTCACGCAACGAACCACGCAAGGCATTGGCAAAGGATAAGGTATCTCTACCTACCTGCCGTTGAGAAACGATACTCTTTTTATCCGAATACACATATTCGATAGGGTCTTCAATTGTTATTATATTAGCAGAACGAGTTGCATTTATATAATCTACCATCGCTGCTAAGGTAGTAGATTTACCACTTCCCGTAATACCACAGACAAGGAAAAGCCCCCTGTGTTTATTACATACATCGCGAACAACTTCGGGAATGTTTAACTTTTCAAAAGGTAGAGGTTCTTCAGGAATTAAACGAATAGCCAGAGCGGGTGCACCCATTTTGATATAACCACTACAACGGAGATAACCTACCCCCGCAGCATGGTATTGGAAACTGGTTTCGCGCTCTGTATATAACATATCCACTTGTTCCTGTCCTCCCAATTGATATAACAAATCTTTCATATCTTCTGCGTTTAAGGGAGGCAAATCTAAAGGAGATAGGTCATTATCTACACGGATATAAGGTCTGGCACCGGCTCTCAAATGCAAATCTGAGGCATTTTTTGCCTTCATCATTTCTATCATTACATTAATATTGAAACCTGTATTTACATAGGAAAGAACCTCTAATTGCCATGTACGAGAACGAAGTGTTGATTTTGTATATCTCTCGATTACATCATCAAGAGGCAAAAGAAGTGGTAATTGCTTCCAGTTAAAGCCGGGAACTAAGACCTTACATAAGCCGTCTTCACACTTGGAACGGACACCTATTCGGGTCTCGTCAAATGCCTTATTTATTTCATCATGGTTTGCAGATTCTCTGGTAGCAAATGTAATCTGTATTGAATCTACTTTTTTACTCAAATCGTTAGATTTGGCAATAAGACTACATCCTTCCGTAGCAATTTTTACTTCCGATGGTACGCCTGTTGCCCGGATTACTTCGTGAAGCCCAATTCTAAAAATATCCATGATTGTTGACTTGGATTGACTACCTATAAACATAAGTATTGCCCTTTATTAAGCCCGTTATTTTTGGTGTTAAATTACATAAAATCTATAAATATTGAAAATATTGTCATAATATAATAAATTTTTCAGTCAAAAGTCAATATTTTTAACTAATTTTTTTCAAAAAATTTTCTTGTTTTTTCATCAATAACTCCAATTTCAAGTTCATGGGTCCTGGTTTCTCCTGCTTTTAGATAGTCCATTTCCCCTCTTTTTTCTGTTTCATCTCTGCCCAATACACCTGCATTACACGGCTCTAATCCAACTACATACTCGCCTGTACCTAACATTTTCCATTGGACTAATTTGGGTAATTGCGTCTTGTTGTATTTGATATAAACCCCGTAGAAATTGGATTCCAATTTCGGTTTTACATGATAAATACCAATAACAACATCTCCATTTTTTTGTGTTTTGACATCATGAAAATATACTCTTTCCTGATAATTTTCGGCAGGTGTAGTTATCTCATACCAAGCGTCTTTCCCCTGTTTTGCAATTTCATCTCTTGGAACGGTTTTTTTAACTGGGATATAGACCCTGGCACCTTCACATACTACAGGCCAGCCAATATTACAATGATATAACATCATAAATGGTGTTTTACGAAAACCCTCATTTGTTATTTTGTCTGTAATCTTAAAATAATTCGCACCTAAATATGTTTCGACCTTCCTTTCAATTACAATGTTTTCTGCAAAAAGAGCCGTCTGTCTCATTTTACCTTTTATAGATAAATAATACTTATCCTCTACCCATTTTTTTTCGATACATATATCTTCCGCAGGTGTATTGCTAATTCTACCATGTAATCCTTCACCTGTCAATTCACTTTTTTCACACGGAGGACCAACATTAGTAACACCGCAGGTAGTTAGAAGCCCCCCAAAATAACTTCGTAACCAGCGAATACCTTCGGGTTCGTAGTAAAAGGGAGCCACATCGCCTGGTGTAGAACGCCAACCTAATGGAATTCCTTTATAACTTGCATGTGAAATATCCATACAACGGTCTAAATACACAGAAAACTCCAAACCTGAACCATTATATACTAATGCGGAACGCGATGGAAATGCTTTGCCATCTTGAAGTATAGATGTTTGAATACCTGCAATCTGGTCTATTTGACCTGCATATTTTTTCATTTCTAAGAGTGATACTTCATACCAACTTTTTGCTGTTTTTGTCTTCTTTTCCATACTTTATCCTTTATCATTACGAAAATCTATTAATACTTTAAGGCAATCTTTATTTTGAGCCAACTCGAATGCATTTATTATATCTTCAAAAGCAAACTTATGGCTTATCATATATTCTACTTCAACTTTCTTTTTCGCTAATGCCTCCAATGCTCGTTCAAAAGGACCACAACGAGAACCTATAATTTTGATTTCATCTACAACTAATTTAGAAAGATTTATACTATTCGGTTGTTCAGTGGTGCTTTTTATGACTAATGTTCCTTGGGGTCGCAATATATCTAATGCAAAGGATTGAGCCACTGGATTCCCTGTAGCATCTATTACAACATCTACATTTTTATCTTTCCAATAATCTAATAAACATGTATCAATTCCAAATATATTTAATAAAAACATTTTTTGTGAGTGTTTCCCTATACATACCAATTTTCGAACATAGGGATTTATAATTTGAGAAATAATTTGTCCCATTCGCCCATCACCTAAAACTACCACAAAATCATTCGGGTTAAATTGCACTTGTTCGAGAATCCGATATCCTGCTGCAACAGGTTCGGTAAATACAGCGATTTCGTCAGATAAACCATTAGGAATAATATGTAAATTCTTTTCAGGAAGTGTAGTATATTCCGCAAACACACCATCTCTATTGTATATCCCGAGCACAGTTCGTTTCGGACAGTGATTCGACATACCTCTAAGGCAAAATGAGCAACAATAGCAGGGACAATTTATCTCCCCAACCACCCGTCTACCAATTAAACTTTTATTCTGTGCATCAACAACCTCCCCCACAAACTCATGCCCTAATATACCCTTAAAACCCATGTATCCCTTTACAATTTCTAAATCCGTTTTACATATCCCCGCCATCAAAACCTTGATTAATACTTCATTCTTATTCTGAATAGGTATTGGAACCTCTTTTATTAATAATTCTTTCCCATCAAAATATAAAGATTTCATTAATTCGCCCAAAACTGCACTTGAGTTTTATGAAAATGAGTAAAAATTTTTTATTAATCTATATTATAAACATTCTTTCTTTCGCTTTCTACATCTTATTTTCTTAATCCAGAGTTTGTTGAGACTTTAATCTTTCATAATATTCAGGGGATAAAAATGGTTTTGCATTAAGTAACCTATTTAGATACTCCTTCGTTGGTAGCAAACCAGTACCAATCTTATCTTTTCTTGCAATATAAGTTTCTGCAATCACTTTCTTCCCTGTATCCCATGTAACTTCGATTTTCATTCTCTCATAATGTTCGGGACAACCTTCATACCTATCTAACTCTTTCATTTCTTCTTCTGTTATTTCATACAAAACCCCTTCAACGATTTCGTTAGCATCTTCGATAATGTTCGCATAACCCTTCTTTTCAGGATTATCATTGGTTCTTTTATTAAAACTAATTTCCACCCCCTTACCGAATCTTTCATAACCTCAGATGGAGTAATTTTCCTTATTATTTTCTCTAATCTCTTCGATACTTGTCCCAAATCTATATTTGAACCATAAGCAAAATAATACATCTACATTTCCCCCTTCTTTAATGTTTTTCTACTTACAAAAAATCCTCCACGAATAACCTATGCATTTTCTTAAAAAACTTAAAGATTTCTTTTATTTTCAACTGGCGGAGAGAGTGGGATTCGAACCCACGGTGCCGGGTAAACCGGCACAACGGCTTTCGAGGCCGCCGCCTTCAACCACTCGGCCATCTCTCCGTTTGAACATTACCCCTTTTTATACTACAAATCATAGAATTAATTCAAAAACTTTGACGGATATTAATAAAATACTCTTGGGAATACTTTAAATAAATCTTATACTTTTTATGATAACCTCTATATTCCTTTCTGCTGATTTTGGATAAAAATTAAAAGGTTATAAATATAAATTGAATAAATCTTTTGATTAACTTTAAAACAAAACTGAAGATACGATAAAACTCATTCGCAAAATATTGAATAAATCTTTTGATTAACTTCAAAACAAAACATTACTTATCGCCTTACCTTGTTTCAAAATCAAACACAAAAACTGTATTACATTTAAGTTATTGCTAATTAATGATTTGTAATATTTTATTTTTTGGCATAATGATTGCTTGTTAAAGAAAAAAAACAAATTAAATTAAGGAGTTTAGTTATGACGATTGAAAGGTATTTGCGACTTATTGCAGGGAGTTTTGTCTTACTCAGTTTAGCATTATCCTATTTTCATCACCCTTACTGGCTATTTTTAACTGCTTTTGTAGGGTTAAATCTTTTCCAATCGGGTATTACAAATTGGTGTCCTATGGTTTGGATACTTGAAAAATTAGGTATCCCTCATCAAAAATAAAAAAAACTTGTTTTTTGCTATTATATATAAATATAAATCAAAATATATAAAAAAGGAGTATTTTATGAATCCCGGACTTAAAATAGTAGAATTTTCTGTTAACCATCCTAAAACTATAGTTAATGTAACATTAATAATTACATTGATAATCGTTGCCCTTGTAGCCCTTCCTAACTTATTCCCACAAACATTTCCTATGCTCCATAAAATTAGTATTGATACAGACCCC
Coding sequences within:
- a CDS encoding homocysteine S-methyltransferase family protein — its product is MDGIFAKIKAGKVLVGDGGWGTLLIKAGMQAGECPELWNIKHPDIVSGIAIAYKEAGADLVSTNSFGGNRIKLKSYGLENEAKELNSKAAYLTRKAVGEECHVLASIGPSGKFIMMGDVSEDELYEAFREQAIALEEGGADSCTIETMSDLDEARCAVRAVKENTKLEIVVSFTFMRSSDGERFNTIMGTTPEVFIQEMKQLGVSIIGVNCTLSVEDMDVLLQKMYAYEKEIPFLVYPNAGQPQITDEGICYPKTPEIFAKYVADFYKNGARIIGGCCGTTPEHIRAIRSEVEKIM
- a CDS encoding DUF169 domain-containing protein, with the protein product MRTILSDLLFLKYEPVAILWSNQKPENAIEFKPGKWGCVIWWFVSAAKGKTAVFSRETYGCWGGGVGLGFGNLYKDFPGGEECFCRFLSTGNKGNPIGEGVAEQIKNFVTHEFLQDFLYGEGYLSSPEQVQNFIQTLPIINIPYDYVIFKPLSQVNPDIEQPKTVVFLVEPHQLSALIILANFQSKTMNNVIVPYSAGCQTIGIWAYTNDDGEPKAVIGLTDVSARLNVKKQIGDNYLTIAFPWELFLQVEKDAPNSFLVKEIWKHLTKGE
- a CDS encoding corrinoid protein, with product MENILEQIAICVERGKINKNSPYPPDLKGQDGAEELVQQALAMGIPASQILSDGLMKGMSVIGKKFSCNEVFVPDVLMAARAMNAGMPFLKSAFERGEAKHKGIFIIGTVQGDLHDIGKNLVRMMMEGVGWKVIDLGVDTSPEKFLQALKENPGAVVGMSALLTTTMMNMEKAVKVLKSEVPDVTVVVGGAPLTQDFCNKIGADAYSPDPQGCIEYLDAKLGLAS
- the chrA gene encoding chromate efflux transporter, whose protein sequence is MKPSQNNTNNNTPSSISLFQLCWEFLKIGTIGFGGGWVVISLIHNRFVTQKKLISDEDFSVGLSLSQFLGALAVNTTSFVGRKLKGIKGSIVAAFFFLLPSFVIVCILAGFYFKFNKVFDFESILKGISPVIIALMLSTAFDLSIKIKKDLAFLFILFFVIIGGLFNINYVLLLIVSGVFQILFFHSKRNKTGENTLHSIYFLQNPYYLFSGVPAFLSIIGSPSFFTIGLVFFGIGFIFFGGGYALLPLLQNIFVNKLHWISNHDFIVGIAISQATPGPFAIIATFMGYYLKGVIGAFIATFMIFLPAFVFLQILISLQNNFKDNENVQAFIKGINIAIIGQLILLSYHFSIETLTPIFVPSIIFLLISLVLFFIYKTPPVILIAIGIVYGLLFIK
- a CDS encoding PilT/PilU family type 4a pilus ATPase, which gives rise to MFIGSQSKSTIMDIFRIGLHEVIRATGVPSEVKIATEGCSLIAKSNDLSKKVDSIQITFATRESANHDEINKAFDETRIGVRSKCEDGLCKVLVPGFNWKQLPLLLPLDDVIERYTKSTLRSRTWQLEVLSYVNTGFNINVMIEMMKAKNASDLHLRAGARPYIRVDNDLSPLDLPPLNAEDMKDLLYQLGGQEQVDMLYTERETSFQYHAAGVGYLRCSGYIKMGAPALAIRLIPEEPLPFEKLNIPEVVRDVCNKHRGLFLVCGITGSGKSTTLAAMVDYINATRSANIITIEDPIEYVYSDKKSIVSQRQVGRDTLSFANALRGSLREDPDVILVGEMRDRDTIRAGLSAAETGHLVFSTLHTTTAVDTVNRIISYFPQNERDLIRQELAYSLQGVVCQRLLKRVGGGRIPCLEILLGGKPIVRDAILEGDLDKLHGIMEVDGDMKSFDQYAVELYQKGLVSKEEAMSACSNEEAFERIVSGIKSSEGRKILK
- a CDS encoding aldose 1-epimerase family protein, with product MEKKTKTAKSWYEVSLLEMKKYAGQIDQIAGIQTSILQDGKAFPSRSALVYNGSGLEFSVYLDRCMDISHASYKGIPLGWRSTPGDVAPFYYEPEGIRWLRSYFGGLLTTCGVTNVGPPCEKSELTGEGLHGRISNTPAEDICIEKKWVEDKYYLSIKGKMRQTALFAENIVIERKVETYLGANYFKITDKITNEGFRKTPFMMLYHCNIGWPVVCEGARVYIPVKKTVPRDEIAKQGKDAWYEITTPAENYQERVYFHDVKTQKNGDVVIGIYHVKPKLESNFYGVYIKYNKTQLPKLVQWKMLGTGEYVVGLEPCNAGVLGRDETEKRGEMDYLKAGETRTHELEIGVIDEKTRKFFEKN
- a CDS encoding alcohol dehydrogenase catalytic domain-containing protein; the protein is MKSLYFDGKELLIKEVPIPIQNKNEVLIKVLMAGICKTDLEIVKGYMGFKGILGHEFVGEVVDAQNKSLIGRRVVGEINCPCYCCSFCLRGMSNHCPKRTVLGIYNRDGVFAEYTTLPEKNLHIIPNGLSDEIAVFTEPVAAGYRILEQVQFNPNDFVVVLGDGRMGQIISQIINPYVRKLVCIGKHSQKMFLLNIFGIDTCLLDYWKDKNVDVVIDATGNPVAQSFALDILRPQGTLVIKSTTEQPNSINLSKLVVDEIKIIGSRCGPFERALEALAKKKVEVEYMISHKFAFEDIINAFELAQNKDCLKVLIDFRNDKG
- a CDS encoding gamma-glutamylcyclotransferase; the encoded protein is MEISFNKRTNDNPEKKGYANIIEDANEIVEGVLYEITEEEMKELDRYEGCPEHYERMKIEVTWDTGKKVIAETYIARKDKIGTGLLPTKEYLNRLLNAKPFLSPEYYERLKSQQTLD
- a CDS encoding DUF2892 domain-containing protein produces the protein MTIERYLRLIAGSFVLLSLALSYFHHPYWLFLTAFVGLNLFQSGITNWCPMVWILEKLGIPHQK